A genomic segment from Mustela lutreola isolate mMusLut2 chromosome 15, mMusLut2.pri, whole genome shotgun sequence encodes:
- the TBC1D16 gene encoding TBC1 domain family member 16 isoform X4, whose amino-acid sequence MRSLRLFFSDEACTSGQLVVASRESQYKVFHFHHGGLDKLSDVFQRWKYCAETQLKDQQVADEKTCMQFSIRRPKLPSSETHPEESMYKRLDVAAWLRHLNELGQVEEGYKLRKAIFFGGIDVSIRGEVWPFLLRYYNHESTSQEREALRAQKRREYAEIQQKRLSMTPEEHRAFWRDVQFTVDKDVVRTDRSNQFFRGEDNPNVESMRRILLNYAVYNPAIGYFQGMSDLVAPILAEVLDESDTFWCFVGLMQNTIFISSPRDKDMEKQLLYLRELLRLTHVRFYQHLVSLGEDGLQMLFCHRWLLLCFKREFPEAEALRIWEACWAHYQTDYFHLFICVAIVAIYGDDVIEQQLATDQMLLHFGNLAMHMNGELVLRKARSLLYQFRLLPRIPCSLHDLCKLCGTGMWDSGYMPAVECTGHHPDSESCPYGGTVETPSPKPAREGKKGRKTPREGFGFRR is encoded by the exons ATGCGCTCCCTCCGCCTCTTCTTCAG CGATGAGGCCTGCACCAGCGGCCAGCTGGTGGTCGCCAGCCGCGAGAGCCAGTACAAGGTTTTCCACTTCCACCACGGCGGCCTGGACAAGCTGTCCGACGTGTTTCAGCGCTGGAAGTACTGCGCGGAGACGCAGCTCAAGGACCAG CAGGTCGCCGACGAAAAGACGTGCATGCAGTTCTCCATCCGCCGCCCCAAACTGCCGTCCTCGGAGACGCACCCCGAGGAGAGCATGTACAAGCGGCTGGACGTGGCGGCCTGGCTGCGGCACCTGAATGAGCTGGGCCAGGTGGAGGAGGGGTACAAACTGCGCAAG GCCATTTTCTTCGGAGGCATTGATGTGTCAATCCGGGGGGAGGTCTGGCCTTTCCTGCTGCGATATTACAACCACGAGTCCACCTCGCAGGAGAGGGAGGCACTGCGGGCGCAGAAGCGTCGGGAGTACGCTGAGATCCAGCAGAAGAG GCTCTCCATGACCCCGGAAGAGCACAGAGCCTTCTGGCGCGACGTGCAGTTCACCGTGGACAAGGACGTGGTGCGGACGGATCGCAGCAACCAGTTCTTCCGCGGCGAAGACAACCCGAACGTGGAGAGCATGAG GAGGATCCTGCTGAACTACGCCGTGTATAACCCGGCCATCGGCTACTTCCAGGGCATGTCAGACCTGGTGGCGCCCATCCTGGCCGAGGTCCTGGACGAATCGGACACCTTCTGGTGCTTTGTGGGTCTGATGCAGAACACAATCTTCATCAGCAGCCCTCGGGACAAGGACATGGAGAAGCAGCTG CTCTACCTGCGGGAGCTGCTGCGGCTGACACACGTGCGCTTCTACCAGCACCTGGTGTCGCTGGGCGAGGACGGCCTGCAGATGCTCTTCTGCCACCGCTGGTTGCTGCTGTGCTTCAAGCGCGAGTTCCCCGAGGCCGAGGCGCTGCGGATCTGGGAGGCCTGCTGGGCCCACTACCAG ACCGATTACTTCCACCTTTTCATCTGCGTGGCCATCGTGGCCATCTACGGGGATGACGTCATTGAGCAGCAGCTGGCCACCGACCAGATGCTCCTGCACTTCGGAAACCTGGCCATGCACATGAACGGGGAGCTGGTTCTCCGGAAG GCGCGGAGCCTGCTGTACCAGTTCCGCCTCCTGCCCCGCATTCCCTGCAGCCTGCACGACCTGTGTAAGCTGTGCGGGACCGGCATGTGGGACAGCGGCTACATGCCGGCCGTGGAGTGCACGGGCCACCACCCGGACTCGGAGAGCTGTCCCTACGGGGGCACCGTGGAGACGCCCTCGCCCAAGCCCGCCAGAGAAGGCAAGAAGGGCCGGAAGACGCCGCGGGAAGGCTTCGGTTTCCGCAGATAG